A stretch of the Tannerella serpentiformis genome encodes the following:
- a CDS encoding adenosylcobalamin-dependent ribonucleoside-diphosphate reductase, whose product MKKIHFMGAETETYTFDEAYAASLDYFTGDELAAKVWVNKYALKDAYGNIYEQSPADMHRRLAREIARVERKYPNPLTEDQLFELFDHFRYIVPQGSPMTGIGNDHQIASLSNCFVIGVEGNADSYGAVIRIDEEQVQLMKRRGGVGHDLSHIRPKGSPVKNSALTSTGLVPFMERYSNSTREVAQDGRRGALMLTVSIKHPDAESFIDAKMTEGKVTGANVSVKIDDEFMQAVINDTPYRQQYPIAGPDPMVRKDISARSLWKKIIHNAWKSAEPGVLFWDTILRESVPDSYADLGFRTVSTNPCGEIPLCPYDSCRLLAINLYSYVVNPFTPDAHFDFDLFKKHVGLAQRIMDDIIDLESEKIDKILEKIDSDPEADEIKRAERELWQRIRRKTLMGRRTGVGITAEGDMLAALNLRYGTEEATDVAEEIQKTLALAAYSSSVELARDRGAFEIYDAEREKNNPFIARLREADPALYERMTKFGRRNIACLTIAPTGTTSLMTQTTSGIEPVFLPVYKRRRKVNPNDTDVHIDYVDETGDAFEEYVVFHHKFVTWMLANGYPAAKKYTSAEIDDMIAHSPYYKATSNDVDWVQKVKMQGRIQRWVDHSISVTINLPNDVSEDLVDQLYVEAWRSGCKGCTVYRDGSRAGVLISAEDKKKKGETKMAPPQIVSTRPAELDADVVKFQNNREKWIAFVGLLNGRPYEIFTGLADDEEGIMLPKTVEKGSIIKSYDSDGRKHYDFQFKNKRGFKMTLEGLDSKFEPEYWNYAKLISGVLRYGMPITQVIKLVQEMELNNESINTWKNGVARALKKYLPNGTEVKGQECPNCGSETLVYQEGCLLCANCGATECG is encoded by the coding sequence ATGAAAAAGATTCACTTCATGGGCGCAGAGACGGAAACGTACACCTTTGACGAGGCCTACGCCGCATCGCTCGACTACTTCACTGGCGACGAACTGGCCGCCAAAGTCTGGGTCAACAAGTACGCATTGAAAGATGCTTACGGGAACATCTATGAACAGTCGCCCGCCGACATGCACCGCCGCCTGGCACGCGAGATCGCCCGCGTGGAGCGCAAGTATCCCAACCCGCTGACCGAAGACCAGCTCTTCGAACTCTTCGACCACTTCCGCTACATCGTGCCCCAGGGCAGCCCCATGACGGGCATCGGCAACGACCATCAGATCGCCTCGCTCTCGAACTGCTTCGTGATTGGCGTCGAGGGCAACGCCGACTCCTACGGCGCCGTGATCCGCATCGACGAGGAGCAGGTGCAGCTCATGAAGCGACGCGGCGGCGTCGGCCACGACCTCTCGCACATCCGCCCCAAAGGCTCGCCCGTGAAGAACTCCGCGCTCACCTCTACCGGCCTCGTGCCCTTCATGGAGCGCTATTCAAACTCTACCCGTGAGGTGGCTCAGGACGGCCGACGCGGTGCCCTCATGCTCACCGTCTCCATCAAGCACCCCGACGCCGAATCATTCATTGACGCAAAGATGACCGAGGGCAAGGTGACGGGTGCCAATGTGTCAGTCAAGATCGACGACGAGTTCATGCAAGCCGTCATCAACGACACCCCCTACCGCCAGCAATACCCCATCGCGGGCCCCGATCCGATGGTAAGAAAGGACATCAGCGCCCGATCACTGTGGAAGAAGATCATCCACAACGCATGGAAATCAGCCGAGCCAGGCGTGCTCTTCTGGGACACCATCCTGCGCGAATCTGTGCCCGACAGCTATGCCGATCTGGGCTTCCGCACCGTCTCCACCAACCCCTGCGGCGAGATTCCCCTTTGTCCCTACGACAGCTGCAGACTGCTGGCTATCAACCTCTACTCCTACGTCGTCAACCCCTTCACACCCGATGCGCACTTCGACTTCGACCTGTTCAAGAAGCACGTCGGACTGGCTCAGCGCATCATGGACGACATCATCGATCTGGAGTCTGAGAAGATCGACAAGATCCTCGAGAAGATCGATTCCGACCCCGAAGCCGACGAGATCAAGCGTGCCGAACGCGAGCTCTGGCAACGCATCCGTCGCAAGACTCTCATGGGTCGACGCACCGGCGTAGGCATCACCGCCGAGGGTGACATGTTGGCAGCCCTCAACCTCCGTTACGGTACGGAAGAGGCTACCGACGTGGCCGAAGAGATACAGAAGACACTCGCTCTGGCCGCCTACTCCTCGTCTGTCGAGCTGGCCCGCGACCGTGGCGCCTTCGAGATCTACGACGCCGAACGCGAGAAGAACAATCCCTTCATCGCCCGCCTGCGCGAAGCCGACCCGGCCCTCTACGAACGCATGACGAAGTTCGGCCGACGCAACATCGCCTGCCTCACCATCGCCCCCACTGGCACCACGAGCCTCATGACGCAGACCACGTCCGGCATCGAGCCCGTCTTCCTGCCCGTCTACAAACGCCGCCGCAAGGTGAACCCGAACGACACGGACGTACATATAGATTATGTGGACGAGACGGGCGACGCCTTCGAGGAGTACGTCGTCTTCCACCACAAGTTCGTCACCTGGATGCTGGCCAACGGCTACCCGGCGGCCAAGAAGTACACCTCGGCCGAGATCGACGACATGATCGCACACTCACCTTATTATAAGGCCACTTCGAACGACGTCGACTGGGTGCAGAAAGTGAAGATGCAAGGCCGCATCCAGCGCTGGGTCGACCACTCGATCAGCGTGACGATCAACCTGCCGAACGACGTCTCTGAGGACCTCGTAGATCAGCTCTACGTCGAGGCTTGGCGCTCGGGTTGCAAGGGCTGCACCGTCTATCGCGACGGATCGCGTGCCGGCGTACTCATCTCCGCCGAGGACAAGAAGAAGAAAGGAGAGACCAAGATGGCTCCCCCGCAGATCGTCTCCACCCGCCCGGCAGAGCTTGACGCCGACGTGGTGAAGTTCCAGAACAACCGCGAGAAGTGGATTGCCTTCGTGGGCCTGCTCAACGGTCGCCCCTACGAGATCTTCACCGGTCTGGCCGACGACGAAGAGGGCATCATGTTGCCCAAGACGGTCGAGAAAGGCTCCATCATCAAGAGTTACGACTCCGATGGTCGCAAGCATTACGACTTCCAGTTCAAGAACAAGCGCGGCTTCAAGATGACGCTCGAGGGCCTCGATAGCAAGTTCGAGCCGGAGTATTGGAACTACGCGAAGCTGATCTCCGGTGTCCTGCGCTACGGTATGCCCATCACGCAAGTCATCAAGCTGGTGCAGGAGATGGAGCTGAACAACGAATCGATCAACACGTGGAAGAACGGCGTGGCGCGC
- a CDS encoding alpha/beta hydrolase — protein MKHFILLCVCVGYMQTAAAQDKPIKLFPEGVPGGADTVAEKRNTDGNRVAGGNVLRITNVSQPTITIYQPPQEFAAGSAVIVCPGGGYDLLAYDLEGDEACLWLNDLGITAVLLKYRVPQREGRPPYEAPLEDLQRAISYVRAHRSSLNIDPERIGVLGFSSGGQLAALAATQFDRRTYPLRAVDKASCRPNFCLLVYPSHLGARATDSCLQTAPELRVTKRTPPTMIVQTEDDKSFIDGSLSYYRALKSVGVRAWLFLYSRGGHGYGLRDTGAMVNSWPDRAEDWFREIGVITADTDD, from the coding sequence TGAAGCACTTTATCCTCTTATGCGTCTGCGTGGGCTATATGCAGACGGCCGCGGCGCAGGACAAACCCATCAAACTCTTTCCCGAAGGTGTGCCCGGCGGCGCCGACACCGTGGCCGAAAAAAGAAATACGGATGGCAACCGCGTGGCCGGTGGAAACGTGCTGCGCATCACGAACGTCAGCCAACCCACCATCACCATCTATCAACCCCCGCAGGAGTTTGCCGCCGGATCGGCCGTCATCGTCTGCCCGGGCGGCGGGTACGACCTCCTGGCCTACGATCTGGAGGGCGACGAGGCCTGCCTCTGGCTCAACGATCTGGGCATCACGGCCGTGCTACTCAAGTATCGCGTGCCCCAACGTGAGGGCCGACCGCCCTACGAGGCACCCCTCGAAGACCTCCAACGCGCCATCAGCTACGTGCGCGCCCATCGCTCCTCGCTCAACATCGACCCGGAGCGCATCGGCGTGCTCGGATTCTCGTCCGGCGGACAACTGGCCGCCCTGGCCGCCACACAGTTCGACCGCCGCACCTACCCGCTGCGGGCCGTCGACAAAGCCTCCTGCCGCCCCAACTTCTGCCTCCTCGTCTACCCCTCCCACCTCGGGGCCCGCGCCACCGACAGCTGTTTGCAGACGGCGCCCGAGCTGCGCGTCACCAAGCGCACTCCCCCGACGATGATCGTGCAAACCGAGGACGACAAGTCCTTCATCGACGGCAGCCTCTCCTACTATCGCGCCCTGAAGTCGGTCGGCGTCCGCGCCTGGCTATTCCTCTACAGCCGCGGCGGCCACGGCTACGGGCTGCGCGACACGGGCGCGATGGTCAACAGTTGGCCCGACCGCGCCGAGGACTGGTTTCGCGAGATCGGCGTCATCACGGCCGACACCGACGATTGA